The Planctomycetota bacterium genome window below encodes:
- a CDS encoding DUF2726 domain-containing protein: MKHSQPPGCVTAILALLGIRLGPAEVTREMPYRKRDDFLSAAELSFYRVLRLVVKGRVEVLAKVNLADIVFVARPHENQAYRNKIDRKHVDFLCCHPTTMKPLFGIELDDRSHQRLDRVERDHFVDQVFQVAGLPLVRCVAKAAYEPNLLLAELAPYLSSHDDAPPIVVDTGRGQSPLCPKCAIPMVRRTASKGQNAGRQFWGCSNYPRCKELIG; the protein is encoded by the coding sequence GCTGTGTGACAGCGATTCTAGCGCTGTTGGGAATTCGGCTCGGCCCCGCGGAAGTCACGCGAGAGATGCCGTATCGAAAGCGGGATGATTTTCTGTCGGCCGCCGAGCTTTCCTTTTACCGGGTGCTGAGACTGGTGGTCAAAGGGCGTGTCGAAGTCTTGGCAAAAGTCAATCTAGCCGACATCGTCTTTGTCGCTCGACCCCACGAGAATCAAGCGTATCGCAACAAGATCGACCGTAAGCACGTCGATTTTCTTTGCTGCCACCCGACGACGATGAAGCCGCTTTTCGGCATCGAACTCGATGACCGAAGCCACCAACGCCTCGATCGAGTCGAACGAGACCATTTTGTGGATCAAGTCTTCCAGGTTGCCGGACTGCCGTTAGTCCGCTGCGTTGCAAAAGCGGCGTATGAGCCGAATCTACTTTTGGCGGAATTGGCTCCCTACTTGAGCAGTCATGATGACGCTCCGCCCATCGTAGTCGATACCGGCAGGGGACAGTCGCCGCTCTGTCCGAAGTGTGCCATTCCGATGGTGAGGCGCACGGCTTCGAAGGGGCAGAATGCCGGGAGGCAGTTCTGGGGCTGCTCGAACTATCCCCGCTGCAAGGAGCTCATTGGGTGA